Part of the Mytilus edulis chromosome 9, xbMytEdul2.2, whole genome shotgun sequence genome, TTCTCTATCTTGCATTACCGTAATACAGTTTTGCCACTTCGTTTAAGGTGTTATCAAGCTTGGCTGTCTTAATTACTATCGATTTGTTATGTTATCCTATCATGGCAAATAACAAATGAGGAACTTAACATGACGATAAAAAAAACTGGTTTGAATTACGTTCACATAACAACAATGCATTACAAAACAGAGAGTGACATCACGTGTTCAAATCTCAATCGCTCATTTGTTTGAAAAGTAGGAAGTAGCATACTAAAACAGAAACACATGTTCCGGTAATCCTGGAAAACGATATATTACACTATAATTATCATATCACGTTGCTCAATTGTtggtatgtatttgatataatagtttagaccgttggttatcccgtttgaatggttttacactagtatgtGTTGGGGCCCTTTATGCCTTGCttttcagtgtgagccaaggatccgtgttaaaaaccgtactttggcctatgatggtttacttttacgaagtgtaacttggatggagagttgtccaaTGGGCACTAATACCATATCTTCTatcatcaaaatacaaaaaaaaaaacaaatcgcagcgtaactttaaaaataaataatcgaTTGATGCAACtaacatgttttgttttataccagcaacatttttgtttgttttatcagaTTCCATTGGAATGTACATAGGATTAAATGACCTTGTAACTGAAGGGGAATTTCACTGGATAGCAAGCGGCAAGCAGGCAACATACTTTAACTGGGGACCTACCCAGCCAAACAACAGAGGGGGAAACGAGAACTGTGTAGCTATGAGAGTTGATCCAGTTATAGGCTTCAATTATTCTTGGACAGATGGTCCTTGTACCGTACCAACTACCTACATCTGTGAAATGGTGTAAGTACTATTTCAAAGAAAtcaatttaaaagcaataattttaacACTGTGCTTTTCATCAGTTCAAAGTATGTTGTTTTCCcctgtttgttttaatttggttCCAACTATCGAGTAAtcaacttttgtttatttttaactttatctgTTCGGATATTTCGTTCCGAAAACTTTTAGATTTACAACAAAAGGCAACTAATGAATCTCGAAAATTccacacatttaaaaaaagattactttatatatacaaatgattatttttaaaaattttctttatatattttagagCAGCAGATATTGGAAACCTACTTGGATAGCCGTAATTGTCAGGAATTTGTTCATATCATTTTACATTGCagtttatttattacatatatacacaccaactttgttgttgtttttatttgatatttagtttttatgttaatTGCTAGATATTGAGAGAGCCTCATTGTTACATTGAATGtaaaccaggtttattccaccatttttttttttcatgtgaaaatgcattaccaagtcaggaatatgacaattgttgtccattcgttttttatgtgttttgtcatttaatttcgGCATGTGATGAGGGACTTTCAGTACCAGTACAAAACTGTAAACCATTGAAAATTATGTCTGTGCGCACGAAACATATTATCTAATAAGCTTTAACCGCTGCCCATTAATGATAAATGTTATGTAAGGTAAATCCGTAGATGGTTTAAGAGTTGAAAAGAGAGgtcaaaactatatatttttgtatgataAATTGTATCAGTCAGAAATGCTATCTATTCGATAACAATTTTAAGATTTAGGATGGATTAAGACTACAAAGACGTTACACGTGTTATATATGTAGcaatatataaatacaacaagTCTAAAGGGTAGAACATCaccataaaataacaataaaatgaacaaatgttaCATATTACGTATAACgtatatccttcatcagtatgagCACGATGTAAAATAAATCAGATCAATATATTCTGATTATAAAGGTGgcacctaacactacagggagataactctgtaaagtcagttaAACGTATTAATTAAGTTGTGTTGTAAaaagaatattaagcttctcaatgatcaaaattggtgtttgtcaaattgctatataaccagtgtaatttttctgacaaaacggttggttaaaaaaaaattatatttctatatttttgttaaagtgtcaaagtaaatactttgacaaaattttatgaaaattaaacgagccaaattaattttagtgaaagtgttgggtaccaccttaaacgacAGCAATCTTGATTTCTTTACAATATAAAACTAATATAGTTTTACCTGAACATCATATGTAGAGACACTAGTGAAATTTAAGGTAAATTTTATGGCCTTCTAAATaacgtttcgatccctaacatcactgacgatacatgtattgtcgaaatccggaagTGGTGTACAATTTTTTTGCACATTGTATTTGTGGTTTAACATCTTTGTCGCAAGTTTATGGTTTTCTGAttagtattaaattaatatttagatccaatttgttacatcttgtgagcaattta contains:
- the LOC139488910 gene encoding perlucin-like protein, producing the protein MSFVCMKLCVLAFVATVVFCACPNSWRHYGDKCFFLSRDNETFADSLKLCEVIGRQYGRSASLATVDDAKTQQFLANLMIKINSIGMYIGLNDLVTEGEFHWIASGKQATYFNWGPTQPNNRGGNENCVAMRVDPVIGFNYSWTDGPCTVPTTYICEMVAADIGNLLG